The following proteins come from a genomic window of Motilibacter peucedani:
- a CDS encoding DegV family protein — MAVVTDSTACLPAARAAAAGVTVVPLRVVLGPREGAEDEIAPAEVAEALRRRVRVTTSAPSPRALRAAYAAAMSAGATGVVSVHLSTSWSGTLAAAQSAAAEAPLPVTVVDAGTLAGPLAWAALDAAAAATAGGSLDEVAAAAGRSAERSSMWFLVPTLEHLRRGGRIRTGSALLGTALAVKPILRVHGGALETVDRVRTLARALDRLVEVTSGPVAGSSRVTVHHLGDADRAAELVARLAPLTAATVEVVEVGAVIGAHVGPGVLAVAVDGVAP; from the coding sequence GTGGCGGTGGTCACCGACTCGACCGCCTGCCTGCCCGCCGCCCGGGCGGCGGCGGCCGGCGTCACCGTCGTGCCGCTGCGCGTCGTCCTCGGTCCCCGCGAGGGCGCGGAGGACGAGATCGCGCCGGCCGAGGTGGCCGAGGCGCTGCGCCGACGCGTACGCGTGACGACCTCCGCCCCGTCGCCGCGGGCGCTGCGGGCCGCCTACGCCGCGGCGATGTCCGCCGGTGCCACCGGGGTCGTCTCGGTGCACCTGTCGACGTCGTGGTCGGGCACCCTGGCGGCCGCGCAGTCCGCCGCAGCCGAGGCGCCGCTCCCCGTGACGGTCGTCGACGCCGGCACGCTGGCCGGCCCGCTCGCCTGGGCCGCGCTCGACGCCGCCGCCGCTGCCACGGCGGGCGGCTCGCTCGACGAGGTCGCGGCTGCCGCCGGGCGGTCGGCCGAGCGGTCGTCGATGTGGTTCCTGGTGCCGACGCTCGAGCACCTGCGGCGCGGCGGGCGCATCCGCACCGGCTCGGCGCTGCTCGGCACGGCGCTTGCGGTCAAGCCGATCCTGCGGGTGCACGGCGGCGCCCTCGAGACCGTGGACCGGGTGCGCACGCTGGCCCGCGCGCTCGACCGGCTGGTCGAGGTGACCTCCGGGCCGGTGGCCGGCTCGTCGCGGGTGACGGTGCACCACCTGGGCGACGCCGACCGGGCGGCGGAGCTGGTCGCCCGGCTCGCGCCGCTGACCGCCGCGACCGTCGAGGTCGTCGAGGTCGGCGCCGTCATCGGTGCGCACGTCGGCCCGGGCGTGCTCGCGGTGGCCGTCGACGGGGTCGCTCCTTAG
- a CDS encoding acetylxylan esterase, which translates to MPWFDLPEAELRTYRTDTVEPDGLDAWWAARLGEAQSAARETTLTRYKPEVYGDTEVYDVEFSGARGDRVRAWYLRPAGAGDGPHPVLVTYIGYGGGRSLPLDHLVWPGVGIATLVMDTRGQGGRWSVGATPDGEGTSSERSEVMTRGIASPETYYYTRLYVDAARAVEVAKGLPGADPSRIGVTGGSQGGALSLAAAALKPADVRVCAADVPFLCDIQRGITLTAATPYREVADFLAVNAALVDAARNTLRYVDNALLASRITADTYVSVGLMDEICPPSTVFAAYNAVGAPKQIEVNPFGVHQHSRVHDEVKVAFVRERLLAGR; encoded by the coding sequence ATGCCGTGGTTCGACCTGCCCGAAGCCGAGCTCCGCACCTACCGCACCGACACCGTCGAGCCCGACGGCCTCGACGCCTGGTGGGCCGCGCGGCTGGGCGAGGCGCAGTCGGCGGCGCGCGAGACGACGCTCACGCGCTACAAGCCCGAGGTCTACGGCGACACCGAGGTCTACGACGTCGAGTTCTCGGGGGCGCGCGGCGACCGCGTACGCGCCTGGTACCTCCGCCCGGCCGGCGCCGGCGACGGCCCGCACCCGGTGCTGGTGACCTACATCGGCTACGGCGGCGGACGCAGCCTGCCGCTCGACCACCTCGTGTGGCCGGGCGTGGGCATCGCCACGCTGGTGATGGACACCCGCGGGCAGGGCGGGCGCTGGTCGGTCGGCGCCACCCCCGACGGCGAGGGCACCTCCTCGGAGCGCTCCGAGGTGATGACGCGCGGCATCGCGAGCCCGGAGACCTACTACTACACGCGCCTCTACGTCGACGCCGCCCGCGCGGTCGAGGTGGCCAAGGGCCTGCCGGGCGCCGACCCCTCGCGCATCGGCGTGACCGGCGGCAGCCAGGGCGGGGCCCTCTCGCTGGCGGCAGCGGCGCTCAAGCCCGCCGACGTGCGGGTCTGCGCGGCCGACGTGCCGTTCCTCTGCGACATCCAGCGGGGCATCACGCTCACCGCCGCGACCCCCTACCGCGAGGTCGCCGACTTCCTCGCGGTGAACGCCGCGCTCGTCGACGCGGCCCGCAACACCCTGCGCTACGTCGACAACGCGCTGCTCGCGTCCCGCATCACGGCCGACACCTACGTCAGCGTCGGGCTCATGGACGAGATCTGCCCACCGTCGACGGTCTTCGCCGCCTACAACGCGGTGGGCGCGCCGAAGCAGATCGAGGTCAACCCGTTCGGCGTCCACCAGCACAGCCGCGTCCACGACGAGGTGAAGGTGGCCTTCGTCCGCGAGCGGCTGCTCGCCGGGAGGTGA
- a CDS encoding RecQ family ATP-dependent DNA helicase codes for MSTGQQELSEKVRETAREVFGWDELRPGQAEAVAAVLEGRDALVVMPTGGGKSATYQLPALLIDGPTLVVSPLIALQQDQADTLDRLGASSRAVTVSASVGAAERERAFADLASGEVEFLFLAPEQLANPEVLEDVVRVKPSLVAVDEAHCVSSWGHDFRPDYLRLGEFVDALGHPPVIALTATASPPVRDDIVERLRLRDPFLLVQGFARPNLHLEVVRCADAAEQREQVLLRAASSPKPEIVYVATRREAEEVAGSLAELGLRATAYHAGLRTSLREQVQEDFMTGGTDVMVATSAFGMGVDKADVRTVLHASVPGSLDEYYQEVGRAGRDGEPAEVVLFYRPEDLGLRTFFASGRLKEADLRAVAKGLAAGLDREALAERTGFGPRKLPRLINALEGAGSVEAALEEDEARHRMERSRIEMMRGYAETSGCRRQFVLGYFGEDLPEPCGYCDTCESGKAAEVAAETPVDAPYAVQSTVRHPTFGDGLVMSYEEDKVVVLFEQEGYKVLGLEAVREHGLLEPVTG; via the coding sequence GTGAGCACAGGGCAGCAGGAGCTGAGCGAGAAGGTGCGCGAGACCGCGCGGGAGGTGTTCGGCTGGGACGAGCTGCGGCCGGGCCAGGCGGAGGCGGTCGCGGCGGTGCTCGAGGGGCGCGACGCGCTCGTCGTGATGCCCACCGGAGGCGGGAAGTCGGCGACCTACCAGCTGCCGGCGCTGCTGATCGACGGCCCGACGCTGGTCGTGTCCCCGTTGATCGCGCTGCAGCAGGACCAGGCCGACACGCTCGACCGGCTGGGCGCCAGCTCGCGGGCGGTGACGGTCAGCGCGTCGGTGGGCGCGGCCGAGCGCGAGCGGGCGTTCGCCGACCTCGCCTCCGGGGAGGTCGAGTTCCTGTTCCTCGCGCCCGAGCAGCTCGCCAACCCCGAGGTGCTCGAGGACGTGGTGCGCGTCAAGCCCTCGCTGGTCGCGGTCGACGAGGCGCACTGCGTCTCGTCGTGGGGGCACGACTTCCGCCCCGACTACCTGCGCCTGGGCGAGTTCGTCGACGCGTTGGGCCACCCGCCCGTCATCGCGCTCACCGCGACGGCCTCGCCGCCGGTCCGCGACGACATCGTCGAGCGGCTCCGGCTGCGCGACCCGTTCCTGCTGGTCCAGGGCTTCGCCCGGCCCAACCTGCACCTCGAGGTCGTGCGCTGCGCCGACGCCGCCGAGCAGCGCGAGCAGGTGCTGCTGCGCGCGGCCTCCTCGCCGAAGCCCGAGATCGTCTACGTCGCGACCCGGCGCGAGGCCGAGGAGGTCGCGGGCTCGCTGGCCGAGCTCGGGTTGCGCGCGACCGCGTACCACGCCGGCCTGCGCACGTCGCTGCGCGAGCAGGTCCAGGAGGACTTCATGACGGGCGGCACCGACGTCATGGTGGCGACCAGCGCGTTCGGCATGGGCGTCGACAAGGCCGACGTGCGCACGGTGCTGCACGCCTCGGTGCCGGGCTCGCTCGACGAGTACTACCAGGAGGTCGGGCGCGCCGGGCGCGACGGCGAGCCCGCCGAGGTCGTGCTGTTCTACCGGCCCGAGGACCTCGGCCTGCGCACGTTCTTCGCCTCCGGCCGGCTCAAGGAGGCCGACCTGCGGGCCGTCGCCAAGGGCCTGGCCGCCGGGCTCGACCGCGAGGCGCTGGCCGAGCGCACCGGCTTCGGCCCCCGCAAGCTCCCCCGGCTGATCAACGCCCTCGAGGGCGCCGGCAGCGTCGAGGCAGCGCTCGAGGAGGACGAGGCCCGCCACCGGATGGAGCGCTCGCGCATCGAGATGATGCGCGGCTACGCCGAGACCTCGGGCTGCCGGCGCCAGTTCGTGCTGGGCTACTTCGGCGAGGACCTGCCCGAGCCGTGCGGCTACTGCGACACCTGCGAGTCGGGCAAGGCGGCCGAGGTCGCCGCCGAGACCCCGGTCGACGCGCCGTACGCGGTGCAGTCGACCGTGCGCCACCCGACGTTCGGCGACGGGCTGGTGATGAGCTACGAGGAGGACAAGGTCGTCGTGCTCTTCGAGCAGGAGGGCTACAAGGTCCTCGGGCTCGAGGCGGTGCGCGAGCACGGCCTGCTGGAGCCGGTCACGGGCTGA
- a CDS encoding DUF421 domain-containing protein, whose product MWFDSWYDLGRLLVVGPVAYVSLVLLLRISGKRTLAKLNAFDLVVTVALGSTLASVLLSSTVSITEGVLGMLLLVGLQYVVAWTQVRVPAVRRVVASEPTLLYRDGFLDNALRRQRVTRQEVLQAAREQSHSDLSDVAAVVLETDGSFSVLRAAPRLPATP is encoded by the coding sequence ATGTGGTTCGACTCCTGGTACGACCTGGGCCGGCTCTTGGTGGTAGGGCCGGTGGCGTACGTCAGCCTGGTCCTGCTGCTGCGCATCAGCGGCAAGCGGACCCTGGCCAAGTTGAACGCCTTTGACCTGGTGGTAACGGTCGCGTTGGGCTCGACGCTAGCCAGCGTGCTGCTGTCCTCGACCGTCAGCATCACGGAGGGGGTGCTGGGCATGCTGCTGCTTGTCGGTCTGCAGTACGTCGTGGCATGGACGCAGGTACGGGTGCCCGCAGTGCGCCGGGTCGTGGCGTCTGAGCCGACCCTGCTGTACCGCGACGGCTTCCTCGACAACGCGCTGCGCCGGCAGCGGGTGACCCGCCAAGAGGTCCTGCAGGCCGCCCGCGAGCAGAGCCACTCCGACCTGAGCGACGTGGCAGCCGTAGTTCTGGAGACGGACGGCAGCTTCAGCGTGCTTCGTGCGGCGCCACGACTTCCCGCCACCCCGTAG
- the leuS gene encoding leucine--tRNA ligase produces MTAETAAGAAAAQARPGAHGSGAEGVPAHRYTAAVATGIEARWQERWAREGTFEAPNPVGALAGEVGDRPRRFVMDMFPYPSGSGLHVGHPLGYIATDVYGRFSRMAGFNVLHTLGYDAFGLPAEQYAVQTGQHPRITTEQNIATMREQLRKLGLAHDPRRSISTIDPDYYRWTQWIFLQVYGAWFDEVAGRARPITELEAEYASGERPTPTGAPWSSLSPAERADLLDARRLAYSAEAPVNWCPGLGTVLANEEVTAEGRSERGNFPVFKRNLRQWMMRITAYADALVDDLDQLDWPEPVKLMQRNWIGRSRGAHVDFAFSPSVSVRVFTTRPDTLFGATYVVLAPEHELVGALTAAEWPAEVDPRWTGGAATPAEAVAAYQARAAAETEEERTSEAREKTGVFTGSYVTNPLSGAQLPVFIADYVLAGYGTGAIMAVPAEDQRDWDFAAVFGLPHVRTVQPPEGWEGGAYTGEGETIHSGFLDGLSRTEAKAAAIARLEELGAGQGTTTYKLRDWLFSRQRYWGEPFPVVYDEDGRVVPLPESMLPVTLPEVSDYSPRTYAPDDAQSSPEAPLGRNREWVEVVLDLGDGPKTYRRDTNTMPNWAGSCWYHLRYIDPLDSERLVEPENERYWMGPAGSDSVGGVDLYVGGVEHAVLHLLYSRFWHKVLHDLGHVSSSEPYHKLFNQGYIQAYAYTDSRGVYVPAAEVEEVDGGYVHDGQPVTREYGKMGKSLKNSVTPDEMAADYGADTLRLYEMGMGPLEVSRPWETRAVVGSFRFLQRLWRVVVDEETGETVVSDEAAPDDLRRVLHRTIDGVRADYEGLRFNTAGAKLIELNNAITKRGGSAPREVVEPLVLMLAPLAPHIAEELWSRLGHTETLAYAPFPVADPAYLVEDTVTCVVQVGGKVRDRLEVSPSVSDDELRALALAAEGARRALGDRGVRTVIVRAPKLVNIVPA; encoded by the coding sequence ATGACGGCGGAGACAGCGGCAGGCGCGGCAGCGGCACAGGCCCGGCCGGGTGCGCACGGTTCGGGCGCCGAGGGCGTCCCCGCCCACCGCTACACCGCGGCGGTGGCGACCGGCATCGAGGCCCGCTGGCAGGAGCGGTGGGCGCGGGAGGGCACCTTCGAGGCGCCCAACCCGGTCGGTGCCCTGGCCGGGGAGGTCGGCGACCGCCCGCGCCGGTTCGTGATGGACATGTTCCCCTACCCCTCGGGCTCGGGGCTCCACGTCGGCCACCCGCTGGGCTACATCGCCACCGACGTCTACGGCCGCTTCTCGCGCATGGCGGGCTTCAACGTCCTGCACACCCTGGGCTACGACGCGTTCGGGCTGCCCGCCGAGCAGTACGCCGTCCAGACCGGGCAGCACCCGCGCATCACGACCGAGCAGAACATCGCGACCATGCGCGAGCAGCTGCGCAAGCTGGGCCTGGCCCACGACCCGCGCCGCTCGATCTCCACCATCGATCCCGACTACTACCGCTGGACGCAGTGGATCTTCCTGCAGGTCTACGGCGCGTGGTTCGACGAGGTGGCGGGCAGGGCCCGCCCGATCACCGAGCTGGAGGCCGAGTACGCGTCCGGCGAGCGGCCGACCCCCACTGGTGCACCGTGGTCGTCGCTGTCGCCGGCCGAGCGGGCCGACCTGCTCGACGCGCGCCGGCTGGCCTACTCCGCCGAGGCGCCGGTCAACTGGTGCCCCGGCCTGGGCACGGTGCTGGCCAACGAGGAGGTCACCGCCGAGGGCCGCAGCGAGCGCGGCAACTTCCCCGTCTTCAAGCGCAACCTGCGCCAGTGGATGATGCGGATCACCGCCTACGCCGACGCCCTCGTCGACGACCTGGACCAGCTCGACTGGCCTGAGCCGGTCAAGCTCATGCAGCGCAACTGGATCGGGCGGTCGCGCGGTGCGCACGTCGACTTCGCGTTCTCGCCGTCGGTGTCCGTACGCGTGTTCACCACCCGTCCCGACACGCTGTTCGGCGCCACCTACGTCGTGCTGGCGCCCGAGCACGAGCTCGTGGGTGCGCTGACCGCCGCCGAGTGGCCTGCAGAGGTCGACCCGCGGTGGACCGGCGGTGCCGCGACGCCGGCGGAGGCGGTGGCCGCGTACCAAGCCCGTGCCGCCGCCGAGACCGAGGAGGAGCGCACCTCCGAGGCCCGCGAGAAGACCGGTGTCTTCACCGGCTCCTACGTCACCAACCCGCTCTCCGGCGCGCAGCTGCCGGTCTTCATCGCCGACTACGTGCTGGCCGGCTACGGCACCGGCGCGATCATGGCCGTGCCCGCCGAGGACCAGCGCGACTGGGACTTCGCCGCCGTCTTCGGCCTGCCGCACGTGCGCACGGTGCAGCCGCCCGAGGGCTGGGAGGGCGGGGCCTACACCGGCGAGGGCGAGACCATCCACTCCGGCTTCCTCGACGGGCTGTCGCGGACGGAGGCCAAGGCCGCGGCCATCGCGAGGCTCGAGGAGCTGGGCGCCGGGCAGGGCACCACCACCTACAAGCTGCGCGACTGGCTGTTTAGCCGCCAGCGCTACTGGGGCGAGCCGTTCCCCGTCGTCTACGACGAGGACGGCCGCGTCGTGCCGCTGCCCGAGTCGATGCTGCCCGTCACGCTGCCCGAGGTCTCGGACTACTCGCCCCGCACCTACGCCCCCGACGACGCGCAGAGCTCTCCGGAGGCGCCGCTCGGCCGCAACCGGGAGTGGGTCGAGGTCGTGCTCGACCTCGGTGACGGGCCGAAGACCTACCGCCGCGACACCAACACGATGCCCAACTGGGCAGGCTCGTGCTGGTACCACCTGCGCTACATCGACCCCCTCGACTCGGAGCGGCTGGTCGAGCCCGAGAACGAGAGGTACTGGATGGGCCCTGCGGGGTCCGACAGCGTGGGCGGCGTCGACCTCTACGTCGGCGGCGTCGAGCACGCCGTGCTCCACCTGCTCTACAGCAGGTTCTGGCACAAGGTTCTGCACGACCTGGGCCACGTGTCGAGCTCCGAGCCTTACCACAAGCTCTTCAACCAGGGCTACATCCAGGCCTACGCCTACACCGACTCGCGCGGCGTCTACGTGCCCGCGGCCGAGGTCGAGGAGGTCGACGGCGGCTACGTGCACGACGGCCAGCCGGTCACCCGCGAGTACGGCAAGATGGGCAAGTCGCTGAAGAACAGCGTCACGCCCGACGAGATGGCGGCCGACTACGGCGCCGACACGCTGCGCCTCTACGAGATGGGCATGGGCCCGCTCGAGGTGTCGCGGCCGTGGGAGACGCGGGCGGTCGTCGGCTCCTTCCGCTTCCTGCAGCGGCTGTGGCGCGTCGTGGTCGACGAGGAGACCGGCGAGACCGTCGTCTCCGACGAGGCCGCGCCCGACGACCTGCGGCGCGTGCTGCACCGCACGATCGACGGCGTGCGCGCCGACTACGAAGGCCTGCGCTTCAACACCGCCGGCGCCAAGCTCATCGAGCTCAACAACGCCATCACCAAGCGCGGCGGCTCCGCGCCGCGGGAGGTGGTCGAGCCGCTCGTGCTCATGCTGGCCCCGCTCGCGCCGCACATCGCCGAGGAGCTGTGGTCGCGGCTGGGGCACACCGAGACGCTGGCCTACGCGCCGTTCCCCGTCGCCGACCCGGCCTACCTGGTCGAGGACACCGTCACCTGCGTCGTGCAGGTGGGCGGCAAGGTCCGCGACCGGCTCGAGGTGTCGCCGTCGGTGTCCGACGACGAGCTCCGCGCGCTGGCCCTGGCGGCCGAGGGCGCGCGCCGGGCGCTGGGCGACCGCGGCGTACGCACCGTCATCGTGCGCGCGCCGAAGCTCGTCAACATCGTGCCCGCCTGA
- a CDS encoding GGDEF domain-containing protein, protein MSGIWSDELVRLRTGAHDAVRRVPGGAVAVLCAALTLVTVVAGGLAVAVPSAAPLVVVPVAVAASALLPPSRPRVLLALLCGLAAATALAELGLWLRDARTVGGTLALAAAYAMAGALSLVLGARERTLRLALEVSRAAVDAVSVKDPLTGVANRHGLDLLGRQVVETARRQGDAAHCTFVEIGGLAEARVSHGPEAVADVLVALAEAIKGVTRTTDVVARWKDPVFCVVGQGAGMDPAELERRVRKQLGADAALDRSVWSGRITVGGAMLPPWDAGTLETLVVRAAEELRARTSVRRPAVGSPVPRHDPAT, encoded by the coding sequence GTGAGCGGTATCTGGAGCGACGAGCTCGTACGTCTGCGCACGGGTGCGCACGACGCCGTACGCCGTGTGCCGGGAGGCGCGGTCGCCGTCCTGTGCGCGGCGCTGACCCTGGTCACGGTCGTGGCCGGCGGCCTGGCGGTCGCCGTGCCGTCCGCGGCGCCGCTGGTGGTCGTGCCGGTCGCGGTCGCCGCCAGCGCGCTGCTGCCGCCCTCGCGGCCGCGCGTCCTGCTCGCCCTGCTGTGCGGCCTGGCGGCCGCGACAGCGCTGGCCGAGCTGGGCCTCTGGCTCCGCGACGCGCGCACCGTCGGCGGCACGCTCGCGCTGGCCGCTGCGTACGCCATGGCCGGCGCCCTCTCGCTCGTGCTCGGCGCGCGCGAGCGCACCCTGCGCCTCGCGCTCGAGGTGTCGCGGGCAGCGGTCGACGCGGTCAGCGTGAAGGACCCGCTCACCGGCGTCGCCAACCGCCACGGCCTCGACCTGCTGGGCCGCCAGGTCGTCGAGACCGCGCGCCGCCAGGGCGACGCGGCGCACTGCACGTTCGTCGAGATCGGCGGGCTCGCCGAGGCCCGGGTCTCCCACGGCCCGGAGGCCGTGGCCGACGTGCTCGTCGCGCTGGCCGAGGCGATCAAGGGCGTCACCCGCACCACCGACGTCGTCGCCCGCTGGAAGGACCCGGTCTTCTGCGTCGTCGGCCAGGGCGCCGGCATGGACCCGGCCGAGCTCGAGCGCCGGGTGCGCAAGCAGCTCGGCGCCGACGCGGCCCTCGACCGCAGCGTGTGGTCCGGGCGCATCACCGTCGGCGGCGCCATGCTGCCGCCGTGGGACGCCGGCACCCTCGAGACCCTCGTCGTCCGCGCGGCCGAGGAGCTGCGCGCCCGCACCAGCGTGCGCCGCCCCGCCGTGGGCTCGCCCGTCCCGCGCCACGACCCCGCCACCTGA
- a CDS encoding protealysin inhibitor emfourin, with product MDEEAFGALSVTVRRSGGFAGVTRAWALSLADADDEVAGRLRSLASSAAGAPAAAPAPGPADGFSYEVLLESEGGSSALRGSERTLPPPLAELVELVRAHGSPVQP from the coding sequence GTGGACGAGGAGGCGTTCGGGGCGCTGTCGGTGACGGTGCGCCGCAGCGGCGGGTTCGCGGGCGTCACCCGCGCCTGGGCGCTGAGCCTGGCCGACGCCGACGACGAGGTGGCCGGCCGGCTGCGGTCGCTGGCCTCCAGCGCGGCGGGTGCGCCCGCCGCGGCCCCGGCGCCCGGGCCCGCCGACGGCTTCTCCTACGAGGTGCTGCTCGAGTCCGAGGGCGGATCGTCGGCCCTGCGGGGGAGCGAGCGGACGCTGCCGCCCCCGCTGGCCGAGCTGGTCGAGCTGGTGCGCGCGCACGGGTCGCCGGTCCAGCCCTGA
- a CDS encoding M4 family metallopeptidase → MGHRTTGTSTRGACQGIVPPYLLEALARSGSLDPERVDRTLQVDARNRARRAAALAAAPSRPSPRAARAAEARPQRTVLDASSGEPQPARAEGDPPVGDATVNRAYDGLGETFAFYRDVFERDSLDGAGLPLRAQVHVGRRWDNAEWDGEQMLFGDGDGEVFGDFTASLDVIGHELTHGVTQYESQFVYQDQSGALNESMSDVFGSMVRQYSAGQTVERADWLIGAELLLPGVHGVALRSMKAPGTAYDDPRLGGKDPQPAHMRDYVRTADDEGGVHLNSGIPNLAFYLAASALGGHSWEGAGRVWYAALTDPATSSTSTFAQFAAATVRLAGEAADAVGSAWTKVGVTPAAT, encoded by the coding sequence ATGGGCCACCGGACCACCGGGACCTCCACCCGAGGTGCCTGCCAGGGCATCGTCCCTCCCTACCTGCTGGAAGCCCTGGCCCGCAGCGGGTCCCTCGACCCCGAGCGCGTCGACCGCACGCTGCAGGTCGACGCCCGCAACCGGGCGCGGCGGGCCGCGGCGCTCGCGGCCGCACCCTCCCGGCCGTCGCCGCGGGCGGCGCGCGCCGCCGAGGCACGGCCGCAGCGCACGGTCCTCGACGCCAGCTCGGGCGAGCCGCAGCCGGCGCGCGCCGAGGGCGACCCCCCGGTCGGCGACGCCACCGTCAACCGGGCCTACGACGGGCTGGGCGAGACCTTCGCCTTCTACCGCGACGTCTTCGAGCGCGACTCCCTCGACGGCGCCGGCCTGCCGCTGCGCGCGCAGGTGCACGTCGGACGCCGCTGGGACAACGCCGAGTGGGACGGCGAGCAGATGCTGTTCGGCGACGGTGACGGCGAGGTCTTCGGCGACTTCACCGCCTCGCTCGACGTCATCGGCCACGAGCTGACCCACGGCGTGACCCAGTACGAGTCGCAGTTCGTCTACCAGGACCAGTCCGGCGCCCTCAACGAGTCGATGTCCGACGTGTTCGGCTCGATGGTGCGGCAGTACTCCGCGGGCCAGACCGTCGAGCGGGCCGACTGGCTGATCGGTGCCGAGCTGCTCCTCCCGGGCGTGCACGGCGTGGCGCTGCGCTCGATGAAGGCGCCCGGCACCGCCTACGACGACCCGCGGCTGGGCGGCAAGGACCCCCAGCCGGCGCACATGCGCGACTACGTGCGCACCGCCGACGACGAGGGCGGGGTCCACCTCAACTCCGGCATCCCCAACCTCGCCTTCTACCTCGCGGCGAGCGCCCTGGGCGGGCACAGCTGGGAGGGCGCCGGCCGGGTCTGGTACGCCGCGCTGACCGACCCTGCCACCTCGTCCACCTCCACCTTCGCCCAGTTCGCCGCCGCCACCGTGCGGCTGGCCGGCGAGGCGGCCGACGCCGTCGGCTCGGCGTGGACGAAGGTCGGCGTCACGCCGGCCGCGACGTGA
- a CDS encoding DUF2254 domain-containing protein, which produces MDVTPLTALTARLGGLREAVRTQLWPLPALGVLLAVGLGVALPRLDARLDDDLPSVVTAYLFGGGPGAARTVLDAIASSLITVTSLTFSLTVVTLQLASSQFSPRLLRTFMRDRFVHVTLALFLATFTFALTALRTVRSPEEGAVFVPQLSVTLAFLLTLASVVGLVLFLAHLATEIRVETMLRNVHSDASATLGRVLGSPTTGGSEDSQDQWVQPTGASLSVTARSSGFLVRVDEQAVLAAAVHAEVVVVLERTPGSWLVAGTPVADAWPCAGTSSGPARSSRPDDDEKLANRLADALSTGPERTSEQDIGYGLRQLADVTAKALSPGTNDPTTAVHTLGHTSALLCEMTAYDLRPHLLRDEQGRVRVVVRRPSFVDLLDLAVTQPRRYGAGDPFVVARLFALLQEVAWSAREPEQRTAVREQLARLRATTDGQDFDASEQGQLALLAEQVDYALGGRWETAGGL; this is translated from the coding sequence ATGGACGTGACGCCGTTGACGGCCTTGACCGCGCGCCTGGGCGGGCTCCGGGAGGCGGTGCGCACGCAGCTGTGGCCGTTGCCCGCGTTGGGTGTGTTGCTGGCCGTTGGCCTCGGCGTGGCGCTCCCGCGGCTGGACGCTCGCCTCGACGACGACCTGCCGTCGGTGGTCACAGCTTACCTCTTCGGAGGCGGTCCGGGGGCGGCGCGCACGGTGCTGGATGCGATCGCCAGCTCGCTGATCACGGTGACGTCACTGACCTTCTCGCTCACGGTGGTGACGCTGCAGCTGGCGAGCAGTCAGTTCTCACCTCGCCTGCTGCGCACGTTCATGCGTGACCGGTTCGTCCACGTGACGCTGGCGCTGTTCCTGGCGACGTTCACCTTCGCTCTTACGGCGTTGCGGACGGTGCGCTCGCCCGAGGAGGGCGCAGTGTTCGTGCCGCAGCTGTCGGTCACCTTGGCGTTTCTGCTCACCCTGGCGAGCGTCGTCGGCCTGGTGCTGTTCCTCGCACACCTAGCCACAGAGATCCGGGTGGAGACGATGCTGCGCAACGTGCACTCCGACGCCAGCGCCACGCTGGGGCGGGTGCTCGGGTCCCCGACCACAGGGGGCTCGGAAGACTCCCAGGACCAGTGGGTGCAGCCCACAGGCGCGTCGCTCTCGGTGACCGCCCGGTCCTCTGGGTTCCTCGTCCGGGTTGACGAGCAGGCTGTGCTGGCCGCAGCGGTGCACGCCGAGGTCGTGGTGGTGCTCGAGCGCACCCCGGGCAGCTGGCTCGTGGCGGGCACCCCCGTCGCCGACGCTTGGCCGTGTGCGGGGACTTCAAGCGGTCCGGCGCGCTCCAGCCGCCCGGACGACGACGAGAAGCTGGCCAACCGCCTGGCCGACGCCCTGTCCACCGGGCCGGAGCGGACGTCCGAGCAGGACATTGGCTACGGCCTGCGGCAGCTCGCCGACGTGACCGCCAAGGCCTTGTCGCCGGGGACGAACGACCCGACGACGGCCGTCCACACGCTGGGTCACACCTCTGCGTTGCTGTGCGAGATGACGGCATACGACCTCAGACCGCATCTGCTGCGTGATGAGCAGGGCAGGGTGCGTGTGGTTGTCCGGCGACCGTCGTTCGTCGACCTGCTTGACCTTGCGGTCACACAGCCCCGCCGCTACGGCGCGGGTGACCCGTTCGTCGTCGCCCGGCTGTTCGCGCTGCTGCAGGAGGTGGCCTGGTCGGCGCGCGAGCCCGAGCAGCGGACCGCCGTCCGCGAGCAACTCGCACGGTTGCGTGCCACCACAGATGGCCAGGATTTCGATGCGTCTGAGCAGGGGCAGCTCGCACTGCTGGCCGAGCAGGTGGACTACGCGTTGGGCGGGCGCTGGGAAACCGCCGGCGGCTTGTGA